Proteins from a genomic interval of Granulicella sp. L56:
- a CDS encoding glycosyltransferase: protein MKILYAAGLSPNDSSFYRLLALERLGHQVIPVNTYDYRYDNPFLRKVFLRLAAGPMVTRLNLDLLRIAAAEKPDLLWTDKLLLMQPATLDRMKEMGIVTVSYMIDNPFGPRQDPGWRLYMKDIPHYDLHVVQRDKNILDYRQRGARDVIKIQTAYEPTIHFPPPEGWSDKDRDRGVSFIGTPYDNRAEFLTRLWKEFGFPVSVSGGLVWKPALGAEAVAAIYRGHGELFRDEYREGIWKSPINLSFITHSNEDEFVHKSFEIAGCGGFLLAERSEGHMQRFREDEEAVFFTGMEECVAKIRRYLPDEAARARIAAAGHARAVRDGYHNDRQVGLIVERAERIIQKMRTDTGAHS, encoded by the coding sequence ATGAAGATTCTCTACGCCGCCGGACTTAGCCCGAACGATTCCTCCTTCTATCGCCTGTTGGCGCTGGAGCGGCTGGGCCATCAGGTCATTCCGGTGAATACCTACGACTACCGATATGACAATCCTTTTTTGCGCAAGGTATTTTTGCGGCTCGCCGCGGGGCCGATGGTCACGCGACTGAACCTCGATCTGCTGAGGATAGCTGCGGCTGAAAAGCCTGACCTGCTATGGACGGACAAGCTGCTTTTGATGCAGCCCGCGACGCTCGACCGCATGAAAGAGATGGGCATTGTCACGGTCAGCTACATGATCGACAATCCCTTCGGGCCGCGACAGGACCCCGGCTGGCGGCTCTACATGAAGGACATTCCGCACTACGACCTGCATGTGGTGCAGCGGGATAAAAATATCCTCGACTATCGCCAGCGCGGGGCACGCGACGTCATCAAGATTCAGACCGCCTATGAGCCGACAATTCACTTTCCGCCGCCCGAGGGCTGGAGCGATAAAGACCGTGATCGCGGGGTCTCCTTCATCGGAACGCCCTATGACAATCGCGCTGAATTTCTCACTCGACTATGGAAAGAGTTCGGTTTTCCCGTGAGTGTCTCCGGCGGTCTTGTGTGGAAGCCCGCTTTGGGCGCGGAGGCAGTCGCTGCGATCTATCGCGGCCATGGAGAGCTCTTCCGCGACGAGTACAGAGAGGGCATCTGGAAGTCACCAATTAACCTCAGCTTCATCACCCACTCCAATGAGGATGAGTTTGTCCACAAGAGCTTCGAGATCGCAGGCTGCGGCGGCTTTCTGCTTGCAGAGCGGTCAGAAGGACACATGCAGCGCTTTCGCGAAGACGAGGAAGCAGTGTTTTTTACGGGCATGGAAGAGTGTGTTGCAAAGATTCGCCGCTATCTTCCCGACGAAGCTGCGCGCGCTCGTATCGCGGCTGCAGGACATGCACGCGCGGTACGCGATGGATACCACAATGATCGCCAGGTAGGCCTTATTGTCGAACGCGCCGAGAGGATTATCCAGAAGATGAGAACAGATACTGGGGCCCATTCATGA
- a CDS encoding aldo/keto reductase, whose amino-acid sequence MDRIALGSSGRQTTRLGFGSSSLMGAMGRRDSLAMLESAFDAGIRHFDVAPMYGYGEAEGCLGEFLQRHPGDVTVATKYGIPPAKNSSLMGTARGVVRPLLKRLPGLKQRLVGVARTTTRKGEKASFTAAQAKASLDRSLAALRCSRIDVWLLHEVEAADLQDDGLLRLLEDEILRGTIGTFGVGSEAGKIGELLNARPAYCRVLQYEWSVLDAPVPAGAPFRIHHRSLTQNFRSLHERLTKKTAICRRWSEQIGIDLSERELLANLMLKAALVMNPASVILFSSKDSRHIQENVRVAGDASIEAPARKLYELIQTERDQLLSDPEDGTR is encoded by the coding sequence ATGGACAGGATTGCACTGGGAAGTTCCGGCCGTCAGACCACTCGTCTTGGTTTCGGGAGCTCTTCGCTGATGGGCGCAATGGGCCGCCGGGATTCGCTGGCCATGCTTGAGAGTGCCTTTGACGCTGGGATACGGCACTTCGATGTTGCGCCCATGTATGGGTACGGCGAAGCAGAAGGTTGCCTGGGTGAATTTCTGCAACGGCATCCCGGCGATGTTACCGTGGCGACAAAATATGGTATTCCCCCGGCTAAGAATTCCTCCCTGATGGGAACTGCGCGTGGCGTTGTCCGTCCTTTATTGAAACGGCTGCCGGGACTCAAGCAGCGGCTTGTCGGAGTGGCTCGGACCACAACTCGTAAGGGAGAGAAGGCGTCCTTTACTGCTGCGCAGGCGAAGGCGTCCCTCGATCGAAGCCTGGCCGCTCTACGTTGCAGCCGGATTGATGTGTGGCTTCTACACGAGGTCGAGGCTGCCGATCTTCAGGACGACGGCTTGCTTCGCCTTCTCGAAGACGAAATACTCCGTGGAACCATTGGGACCTTTGGTGTCGGTAGCGAAGCTGGCAAGATCGGCGAACTTCTGAACGCACGCCCGGCCTATTGCCGCGTGCTGCAATACGAGTGGTCCGTTCTGGACGCTCCGGTTCCCGCTGGCGCCCCTTTCCGCATTCACCATCGTTCGCTCACGCAAAATTTTCGCTCTCTGCACGAGCGACTCACAAAAAAAACCGCCATCTGTCGCCGCTGGTCGGAGCAAATTGGAATAGACCTAAGCGAGCGAGAGCTACTGGCCAACCTGATGCTCAAGGCGGCGCTGGTTATGAATCCGGCTAGTGTCATTCTCTTTTCATCGAAAGATTCGCGGCACATTCAGGAAAATGTTCGCGTGGCAGGGGATGCCTCGATTGAGGCACCGGCACGTAAGCTCTACGAGTTGATACAGACCGAACGAGATCAGTTACTATCCGACCCTGAGGACGGGACGCGATGA
- a CDS encoding YgcG family protein, giving the protein MKRISRWLAIVVLVLSPVGFLTAETVASLPAPTGYVNDFAGVLAPGTVQSVDALCTQVDRQAHAQIAVVTIKTIDGDQSIEEFATALEEKWKVGAKGTDRGVLMLLVMQPRRGRIEVGYGLEGILNDAKVGDIGRAMSPYARQGDYNRAVALGVGQLAQIIATDANVTLTQPMRRQYSQQPQPVPVHLSLWQVVLGGLGILFVLFILVRTGNVGLIFFLLGSLMGGGGGRGGGRDGDGGGGGGGFGGFGGGSSGGGGASGDF; this is encoded by the coding sequence ATGAAGCGCATTTCGCGATGGCTGGCAATCGTTGTTCTGGTTCTTTCGCCAGTCGGTTTTTTGACGGCGGAGACCGTGGCGTCGTTACCTGCGCCTACCGGCTATGTCAACGATTTTGCCGGCGTGCTGGCTCCGGGCACGGTGCAGAGCGTGGATGCGCTGTGCACGCAGGTAGATCGCCAGGCCCATGCACAGATCGCGGTGGTTACGATTAAGACGATCGACGGCGACCAGTCGATTGAAGAGTTCGCCACGGCGCTTGAAGAAAAGTGGAAGGTGGGTGCGAAGGGAACTGACCGCGGCGTTCTGATGCTGCTGGTCATGCAGCCACGGCGCGGGCGGATCGAGGTCGGCTATGGGCTGGAGGGCATCCTCAACGACGCCAAGGTGGGCGATATAGGCCGGGCGATGTCTCCGTATGCGCGGCAGGGAGACTACAACCGCGCAGTAGCTTTAGGTGTTGGGCAGCTTGCGCAGATCATAGCGACCGATGCCAATGTGACGCTGACGCAGCCGATGCGGCGGCAGTACAGTCAGCAGCCGCAGCCTGTGCCCGTGCATCTGAGCCTGTGGCAGGTGGTGCTTGGTGGGCTGGGCATTCTGTTTGTGCTGTTCATTCTTGTCCGGACGGGAAATGTTGGGCTGATCTTTTTCCTGCTGGGGAGCCTGATGGGCGGGGGCGGCGGCAGAGGCGGCGGCAGGGATGGCGATGGTGGCGGAGGCGGAGGTGGCTTCGGCGGCTTTGGCGGCGGCAGCTCCGGCGGCGGAGGTGCGAGTGGAGATTTTTGA
- a CDS encoding FAD-dependent oxidoreductase has translation MIRDLLQSQPESASVADVCIVGAGAAGIVLAVELARRGKSVLLLEGGGSEIEDSSQDPYVSEVTGHPHRGIHTGRFRAKGGTTTKWGGQILELDALDFERRSWIEGSGWPFPKSELAPFYERALELEGLAKVTRQDDAVWREAAEAPPKLPHLEPYFSRWCPEPNFARLHRTTIEEHPGITLWLHANAVEPLLEGETMRGLRCRTLTGKEAVFHSSRFIFCLGGIESSRFFLQPRAAGLPWNTSGLLGKHFQDHVDCNAATVEPIHAKRFHQMFDNIFSRGFKYHPKLRLASDEQAASGTLNVAATMAFVSDTDETLAKLKTTAKNLMRGRTGEIGTADLGFAARHSSLLIRQVVRYKVGKRAYNPPDASIFLRVHCEQEPTSRSSITLAESRDALGLLRARLDWQISENELATIRQYVQIAAKSLAGVAHIRPHEDLLTDNFAAYCDDSNHHMGGMRMAVSPAEGVVDPNLRLHGINNAYVCSSAVFPTSGFSNPTHTLLALAVRLSQHLS, from the coding sequence ATGATTCGTGATCTGTTGCAGTCTCAACCGGAGTCGGCATCCGTCGCAGATGTTTGCATTGTCGGTGCAGGCGCCGCAGGTATTGTGCTTGCCGTCGAGCTGGCACGGAGAGGTAAAAGCGTTCTTCTGCTCGAAGGCGGCGGCAGTGAGATTGAAGACAGCTCGCAGGACCCCTATGTCAGCGAAGTGACGGGGCATCCGCATCGCGGTATTCATACCGGGCGCTTCCGCGCAAAGGGTGGAACGACGACCAAGTGGGGTGGGCAGATTCTCGAACTCGATGCGTTGGATTTCGAACGGCGTTCATGGATCGAGGGCAGTGGATGGCCTTTCCCCAAGAGTGAGCTTGCCCCTTTCTATGAGCGTGCGCTTGAACTGGAGGGGTTGGCAAAGGTTACGCGCCAGGATGATGCCGTCTGGCGTGAGGCTGCAGAAGCGCCGCCGAAGTTGCCTCACCTTGAACCTTATTTTTCGCGCTGGTGCCCGGAGCCGAACTTTGCCAGGCTACATCGCACGACGATCGAGGAGCATCCGGGAATTACGCTCTGGCTCCATGCAAATGCTGTCGAGCCGCTGCTTGAAGGGGAGACAATGCGCGGGCTCCGCTGCCGCACCCTTACAGGGAAAGAAGCGGTCTTTCATTCCTCGCGTTTCATCTTTTGCCTGGGCGGAATAGAAAGCTCTCGCTTTTTTCTGCAGCCGAGGGCCGCTGGGCTTCCTTGGAATACATCCGGGTTATTAGGAAAACACTTTCAGGACCACGTCGATTGCAACGCGGCAACCGTAGAGCCGATTCATGCAAAACGCTTTCACCAGATGTTCGACAACATCTTTAGCAGAGGTTTTAAATACCATCCGAAATTGCGCCTCGCATCTGACGAACAGGCTGCATCCGGCACCCTGAACGTTGCGGCAACCATGGCCTTTGTCAGTGATACCGATGAGACGCTGGCTAAGCTGAAGACGACAGCAAAAAATCTTATGCGCGGCCGTACCGGGGAAATCGGGACAGCAGATCTTGGCTTCGCAGCCCGGCATTCCTCTCTTCTGATCCGGCAGGTGGTCCGCTACAAAGTTGGCAAACGTGCTTACAACCCTCCCGATGCGAGCATCTTTCTGCGTGTCCACTGCGAACAGGAGCCGACCTCCCGAAGCAGTATCACGCTGGCTGAGAGCCGCGACGCTCTTGGTCTTCTACGGGCCCGGTTAGATTGGCAGATATCGGAGAATGAGCTGGCCACGATACGGCAGTACGTTCAGATTGCTGCAAAATCCCTGGCTGGCGTAGCTCATATCCGTCCGCATGAAGATCTTTTGACCGATAACTTTGCGGCCTATTGCGACGACAGCAATCACCACATGGGGGGGATGCGTATGGCTGTCTCCCCGGCGGAGGGTGTCGTCGATCCGAATCTGCGCCTTCATGGAATCAATAACGCTTACGTCTGCAGCAGCGCGGTCTTTCCTACGTCTGGTTTCTCGAACCCGACCCACACTCTTCTGGCGTTGGCCGTCAGGCTTTCGCAACATTTGAGTTAG
- a CDS encoding ATP-binding protein translates to MTFDETTSTLPSSLSSAADDCFHGSTGIALADSTTSRVSFTLDSSLDSVNKIELTAEQSAQRAGFDEDTATHVAMAVREAAVNAVLHGNAYDPKKHITASFETTSDALVIRVADQGPGLNPDTIPDPLAPENILRGSGRGIFLIKAFMDEVHFRQLHPGTELTLIKHRRPAQPGN, encoded by the coding sequence TTGACATTCGACGAAACGACAAGCACACTGCCATCATCGCTCTCGTCCGCAGCAGACGACTGCTTTCATGGTTCCACAGGGATAGCATTGGCCGATTCCACCACAAGCCGCGTCAGCTTCACACTTGACTCGTCTCTGGACAGCGTCAACAAGATCGAGTTGACCGCCGAGCAGAGCGCGCAGCGCGCCGGCTTCGACGAGGACACCGCGACCCATGTGGCCATGGCCGTCCGCGAAGCCGCCGTCAACGCCGTTCTGCACGGCAATGCCTACGATCCCAAAAAGCACATCACCGCCTCGTTTGAAACCACCTCGGACGCGCTCGTTATTCGCGTCGCCGACCAGGGCCCCGGTCTCAATCCGGACACCATTCCCGACCCGCTGGCGCCGGAAAATATCCTTCGCGGTTCAGGCCGTGGCATCTTCCTTATCAAGGCCTTCATGGATGAGGTACACTTTCGCCAGTTACATCCCGGCACGGAACTGACACTAATTAAACATCGCAGACCCGCTCAACCGGGGAACTAA
- a CDS encoding Nramp family divalent metal transporter, whose translation MTSWRRWRTSLILFLAVLGPGFITANVDNDAGGILTYSQAGAQFGYTLLWTMIPITLALIIVQEMCARMGVVTGKGLSDLIREEFGLRMTFVMMILLVVVNFGNVIAEFSGIAGSMQLFHISKYASVPACAFLVWILVVKGDYKSVEKVFLIASVFYIAYIVAGVLSGPDWHLAMVETVKLPARGVWHDKLYIYMTVGIIGTTISPWMQFYLQSTIVEKGITVRQYKASRLDVIVGSFFTDLVAWFIVVACAATLFTHGIRNIADPADAAGAMKPLAGQYAFILFAAGLFNASLFAASILPLSTAYTVCEGLGLESGLDKSFSEARFFYWFYTLLLAGGAGIVLIPNFPLVKFSILSQVLNGVLLPIVLIFMLRLINKHELMGKYTNSRWFNAMAWLTTVIVIVLSGVMIWNGFHS comes from the coding sequence ATGACATCTTGGCGCAGATGGAGAACGAGCCTCATCCTCTTTCTGGCCGTGCTTGGCCCGGGATTCATTACCGCGAACGTCGATAACGATGCCGGCGGCATCCTCACCTACTCGCAGGCAGGCGCGCAGTTCGGCTACACGCTGCTATGGACGATGATTCCGATCACCCTGGCGCTGATCATCGTGCAGGAGATGTGCGCGCGCATGGGCGTGGTCACGGGCAAGGGGCTCAGCGATCTGATTCGCGAAGAGTTTGGGCTGCGCATGACCTTTGTGATGATGATCCTGCTGGTCGTGGTCAACTTCGGCAACGTCATCGCGGAGTTCTCGGGCATCGCCGGGAGCATGCAACTCTTCCATATCAGCAAGTACGCCAGCGTTCCAGCGTGCGCCTTTCTGGTTTGGATACTTGTGGTCAAAGGAGATTACAAGAGCGTCGAAAAGGTTTTTCTCATCGCCAGCGTTTTTTACATTGCCTACATTGTGGCGGGCGTTCTCAGCGGCCCGGACTGGCATCTCGCGATGGTTGAGACGGTGAAGTTGCCCGCTCGCGGCGTTTGGCACGACAAGCTGTACATCTACATGACGGTCGGGATTATCGGCACTACCATCAGTCCGTGGATGCAGTTCTATCTGCAGTCCACCATCGTCGAAAAGGGAATTACGGTTCGCCAGTACAAGGCCTCGCGGCTCGATGTGATCGTTGGCTCCTTCTTCACCGACCTTGTAGCGTGGTTCATCGTTGTGGCCTGCGCGGCGACACTTTTTACTCATGGCATCCGCAATATCGCCGACCCTGCCGATGCTGCGGGAGCCATGAAGCCGCTGGCTGGCCAGTATGCTTTTATCCTCTTTGCCGCTGGACTCTTCAACGCGTCGCTGTTTGCGGCGTCGATCCTTCCGCTATCGACTGCCTATACGGTGTGCGAAGGGCTGGGGCTCGAGAGCGGACTGGATAAGAGCTTCAGCGAAGCCCGCTTCTTCTACTGGTTCTATACGCTGCTGCTGGCGGGCGGCGCGGGCATCGTCCTGATCCCGAACTTTCCGCTGGTCAAATTCAGCATCCTGTCTCAGGTGTTGAATGGCGTTCTGCTGCCCATTGTGCTGATCTTTATGCTGCGGTTGA
- a CDS encoding DUF4142 domain-containing protein, with protein sequence MNFKPVRIILLCTATTLCPAVLFGQAEPGTLPEMAAQSAPSSQTEPGPGQQQTSRPSMQDSVGSSGQTAQATKDKMFVRKAVEGGLAQVQFGQLAAQKGGSDDVKALGRQMVEDHTALNKDLGGVADSIGVMLPKHIDKEDQAELDKLNGLSGDAFDTEYLTMMVKGHHHDLREFRVEAEGTQDSALRDAVVKGAKTIHEHMVMVDKLATSKGVEVPHRHHEDSAEQPAPPTQ encoded by the coding sequence ATGAACTTTAAACCAGTGCGTATCATCCTGCTGTGTACGGCAACGACTTTATGTCCGGCTGTGTTATTTGGACAGGCAGAGCCGGGGACTCTGCCGGAGATGGCGGCGCAGTCGGCTCCATCGAGTCAGACTGAGCCCGGGCCAGGGCAACAGCAGACGTCAAGGCCGTCGATGCAGGACTCGGTTGGCAGCAGTGGGCAGACTGCTCAGGCAACCAAGGACAAGATGTTTGTACGCAAGGCGGTTGAAGGTGGGCTGGCACAGGTGCAGTTTGGCCAGTTGGCTGCGCAGAAGGGCGGTAGCGATGACGTCAAGGCTCTTGGACGGCAGATGGTCGAAGATCATACGGCGCTGAACAAGGATCTGGGGGGCGTGGCCGACTCTATTGGCGTAATGCTGCCCAAGCATATCGACAAAGAGGACCAGGCGGAGCTGGACAAGCTCAATGGACTGTCGGGCGATGCCTTCGATACGGAGTACCTGACGATGATGGTGAAGGGCCACCACCATGACCTCAGGGAGTTCCGCGTGGAAGCGGAAGGAACGCAGGACTCGGCGCTGAGGGATGCGGTGGTCAAAGGCGCCAAGACGATTCATGAGCACATGGTGATGGTGGACAAACTGGCGACGAGCAAGGGTGTCGAGGTTCCGCATCGGCATCACGAGGACAGCGCGGAACAACCTGCGCCGCCCACGCAGTGA
- a CDS encoding STAS domain-containing protein: protein MSMKVQTRQVDGITILDLSGRITLGEGSVTIRDAVRDVLAKGSNKILLNLGEVNYIDSSGIGELVSAFTTVKNAGGELKLLNLTKKVHDLLQITKLYTVFDVKDDEASAISSFTK, encoded by the coding sequence ATGAGCATGAAAGTACAGACTCGCCAGGTCGACGGCATAACAATTTTGGATCTCAGCGGCCGGATTACACTCGGCGAAGGCAGCGTTACCATACGCGACGCGGTTCGCGATGTGCTGGCCAAAGGCTCAAACAAGATTCTACTCAACCTCGGCGAAGTCAACTACATCGACAGCTCGGGAATCGGCGAGCTGGTCAGCGCCTTTACCACGGTGAAGAACGCAGGCGGCGAGCTGAAGCTGCTCAATCTCACCAAGAAGGTCCACGACCTCTTGCAGATCACCAAGCTCTACACCGTCTTCGACGTCAAGGACGACGAAGCCTCCGCCATCTCTTCCTTCACCAAATAA
- a CDS encoding LemA family protein — protein sequence MKSLWVGLGILGVIVLILLFGFGSYVSTKNTLVQKNEAINQAYSQVNVVQQRRLDLIPNLVASVKGYVAEESTVLTNIANARAAITSAPDRASSIAANSKLDVALGPFFRLQEQYPNLKGNEQFTRLTDELAGTENRIAVERSRYNRTLEEYNVYVRQFPNSIWANFAGFHYRDEYFKGNPENSAAPKVDFSK from the coding sequence ATGAAATCTTTATGGGTTGGACTTGGAATTTTGGGAGTTATTGTTCTCATACTGCTGTTTGGATTTGGCAGCTATGTGAGCACGAAGAATACTTTGGTGCAGAAAAATGAGGCCATCAACCAGGCCTATTCGCAGGTGAACGTGGTGCAGCAGCGCCGCCTCGACCTGATTCCGAACCTGGTTGCGTCGGTGAAGGGCTATGTGGCCGAAGAGTCCACTGTGCTGACCAACATCGCAAATGCGCGTGCGGCGATCACGAGCGCTCCGGACCGCGCGAGCAGTATCGCGGCTAACTCGAAGCTCGATGTGGCACTGGGCCCGTTCTTCCGCTTGCAGGAGCAGTATCCGAACCTGAAGGGCAACGAGCAGTTCACGCGGCTGACCGACGAACTGGCCGGAACCGAGAACAGGATTGCCGTCGAACGCAGCCGATACAACCGGACGCTCGAAGAGTACAACGTCTACGTCCGCCAGTTTCCCAACAGCATCTGGGCGAACTTTGCGGGCTTCCACTACAGGGACGAATACTTCAAGGGCAATCCGGAGAACAGCGCTGCGCCTAAGGTTGACTTCTCGAAGTAG
- a CDS encoding magnesium transporter MgtE N-terminal domain-containing protein → MTKQNQRTSVSALMGASVVDGQGAVYGRVREFVVAPEIATSQVHGLVLKRAGAKRGDQSSLVLITDLRLTPRNEMQLRDGASPATLQEDQSQLMLERDLLDQQIIDVHGRKVVRVNDVDLIWESSPENGSELSLRIAEVEVGLRGAVRRLLKGLHTATADRIAARFSPSLIPWDFVDLIDRDPSRRVKLKIEQNRLSQMHPSDIADILEELAPAERQALFISLNEEIAAEALEEVKPKMQQALIESLDSGQIADIVEEMDPGAAADLLSELSDERSEEILGEMEPEERQEVEELLEFSGDSAAGRMTTDYIALPVTARLSEAIAALREFEGDMEIVTDIYLLDEKGRIASLIPLVQLLLAAPDAPLAGLPDSHVVTCDIDANGRKVAELFDKYNLRSLPVLDGEKRLVGVVHAEQVIALLRANH, encoded by the coding sequence ATGACGAAACAGAATCAACGAACGAGCGTCTCTGCCCTGATGGGCGCGAGCGTGGTGGATGGCCAGGGGGCCGTGTACGGTCGCGTGCGCGAGTTCGTCGTTGCTCCTGAGATTGCGACCTCGCAAGTGCATGGCCTTGTACTGAAGCGGGCGGGGGCAAAGCGGGGCGATCAGTCGTCGCTGGTGCTGATTACCGATCTGAGGCTGACACCTCGCAACGAGATGCAACTTCGCGACGGAGCTTCGCCTGCGACGCTGCAAGAGGACCAGAGTCAGTTGATGCTGGAGCGCGACCTGCTCGATCAACAGATCATCGATGTGCACGGCCGCAAGGTTGTCCGCGTCAATGACGTCGATCTGATATGGGAGTCGAGCCCGGAGAATGGCTCCGAGCTGTCGCTGCGCATCGCCGAGGTTGAAGTCGGCCTGCGCGGTGCGGTCCGTCGGCTTTTGAAGGGGCTGCACACTGCGACAGCCGACCGTATCGCGGCGCGCTTCAGCCCTAGCCTCATTCCATGGGATTTTGTCGACCTGATCGATCGCGATCCGTCGCGCCGGGTCAAGCTCAAGATCGAGCAGAACCGGCTCTCGCAGATGCACCCTTCCGATATCGCGGACATTCTCGAAGAGCTTGCGCCTGCCGAGCGCCAGGCTTTGTTTATCAGCTTGAATGAAGAGATCGCAGCCGAGGCGCTGGAAGAGGTCAAGCCGAAGATGCAGCAGGCGCTGATCGAGTCGCTCGACTCCGGTCAGATTGCCGACATCGTCGAGGAGATGGACCCTGGAGCCGCCGCCGACCTGCTCTCCGAATTGTCGGACGAACGGTCCGAAGAGATTCTTGGCGAGATGGAGCCGGAGGAGCGGCAGGAGGTCGAGGAGCTTCTTGAATTCTCCGGCGACTCGGCCGCGGGACGGATGACGACCGACTACATCGCGTTGCCGGTGACGGCCCGGCTTTCGGAGGCTATCGCGGCGCTGCGTGAGTTCGAGGGCGATATGGAGATTGTCACCGACATCTATCTTCTCGATGAAAAGGGGAGGATCGCCAGCCTCATTCCCTTGGTTCAGCTACTGCTGGCTGCTCCGGATGCGCCGCTCGCCGGTCTGCCCGATAGCCATGTCGTCACCTGCGATATCGACGCCAATGGTCGCAAGGTGGCCGAGCTTTTCGACAAATATAATCTGCGTTCGTTGCCCGTGCTGGACGGCGAAAAACGGCTGGTGGGAGTGGTCCACGCCGAGCAGGTGATCGCGCTGTTGCGCGCGAACCACTAG